One genomic window of Deinococcus peraridilitoris DSM 19664 includes the following:
- a CDS encoding thiamine pyrophosphate-requiring protein has translation MTKTTADFMLQRLAEWDVRRIYGFPGDGINGILGALDRAGDQFEFVQARHEEEAAFMACAHAKFTGEVGVCLATSGPGAIHLLNGLYDAKLDHQPVVAIVGQQARSALGGEYQQEVDLVSLFKDVAHEYVQQAASPAQMRHLVDRAMRIASAERTVTCIIIPNDVQEEDAVETPPRKHGTIHSGVGYSAPRVIPMDFDLDRAADVLNSGERVAMLVGAGALNAAEEVIEVAELLGAGVAKALLGKAALPDDLPFVTGSIGLLGTKPSWDMMMECDTLLMVGSRFPYSEFLPEEGQARGVQIDLDAKMLSIRYPMEVNLTGDSAETLRALIPRLKRKADRAWRERIEANVRDWWEVLEARAMQNANPINPQRVFWELSKQLPDHCIIAADSGSSANWFARDLKIRHGMLASLSGNLATMCPGVPYATAAKFAYPERAVIACVGDGAMQMLGINGLITISKYWREWRDPRLIVMVLHNGDLNQVTWEMRAMEGNPKFEASQNVPDFPYARYAEMLGLRGIRVDHPDQLEDAWAQAFASDRPVVLEAITDPEVPTLPPHITFEQAMNFMSAARAGDPNAVHFAVQTAKDAFANILPRGKE, from the coding sequence ATGACCAAGACCACCGCGGATTTCATGCTGCAACGCCTCGCCGAGTGGGATGTGCGTCGCATCTACGGCTTTCCAGGTGACGGCATCAACGGGATTCTCGGCGCGCTCGACCGTGCCGGCGATCAGTTCGAGTTCGTGCAGGCACGGCACGAGGAGGAAGCAGCGTTCATGGCGTGCGCGCACGCGAAATTCACCGGCGAGGTCGGGGTGTGCCTCGCGACCAGCGGACCGGGCGCGATTCACCTGCTCAACGGTTTGTACGACGCGAAACTCGACCACCAGCCGGTCGTGGCGATCGTCGGGCAGCAGGCTCGCAGCGCGCTCGGAGGAGAGTACCAGCAGGAAGTGGACCTGGTCTCCCTGTTCAAGGACGTCGCGCACGAGTACGTGCAGCAGGCCGCTTCACCCGCGCAGATGCGGCACCTGGTGGACCGCGCGATGCGCATCGCCAGCGCGGAACGCACGGTCACTTGCATCATCATCCCGAATGACGTGCAGGAAGAAGACGCGGTGGAGACGCCGCCACGCAAGCACGGCACCATCCATTCGGGCGTCGGGTACTCCGCGCCGCGGGTCATTCCCATGGACTTCGACCTCGACCGCGCCGCGGACGTGCTGAACTCCGGGGAGCGCGTCGCGATGCTCGTTGGGGCCGGCGCGTTGAACGCCGCGGAGGAAGTCATTGAAGTGGCGGAACTGCTGGGCGCGGGCGTCGCGAAGGCCCTGCTCGGCAAAGCCGCCCTGCCGGACGACCTGCCGTTCGTGACGGGCTCCATCGGCCTGCTGGGCACCAAACCCAGCTGGGACATGATGATGGAGTGCGACACCCTCTTGATGGTCGGGTCGCGCTTCCCGTACTCCGAGTTCCTGCCCGAAGAAGGGCAGGCGCGTGGCGTGCAGATCGACCTCGACGCGAAAATGCTTTCCATCCGCTATCCGATGGAAGTGAACCTCACCGGAGACAGCGCGGAGACGCTACGCGCCCTGATTCCCCGCCTGAAACGCAAAGCGGACCGCGCTTGGCGTGAACGCATCGAAGCGAACGTGCGTGACTGGTGGGAGGTGCTCGAAGCGCGCGCCATGCAAAACGCAAATCCCATCAACCCGCAAAGGGTGTTCTGGGAACTATCAAAGCAACTTCCCGATCACTGCATCATCGCCGCCGACTCCGGGTCGAGCGCCAACTGGTTCGCGCGTGACCTCAAGATCCGCCACGGCATGCTGGCCTCCCTCTCCGGGAACCTCGCGACCATGTGCCCCGGCGTGCCCTACGCGACCGCCGCGAAGTTCGCCTACCCCGAACGCGCGGTGATCGCCTGCGTAGGAGACGGCGCGATGCAGATGCTGGGCATCAACGGTTTGATCACCATTTCGAAGTACTGGCGGGAGTGGCGTGACCCACGCCTGATTGTGATGGTCTTGCATAACGGAGACCTGAACCAGGTGACGTGGGAGATGCGCGCGATGGAAGGCAACCCAAAATTCGAGGCGTCGCAGAATGTCCCGGACTTCCCGTACGCCCGGTACGCGGAGATGCTGGGTTTGCGCGGCATTCGGGTGGATCACCCGGATCAGCTGGAGGACGCGTGGGCGCAGGCGTTCGCGTCGGACCGGCCGGTGGTGCTTGAAGCCATCACCGATCCGGAAGTACCGACCCTCCCTCCGCACATCACGTTCGAGCAGGCCATGAACTTCATGTCCGCCGCCCGCGCAGGTGACCCGAACGCGGTGCACTTCGCGGTACAGACGGCCAAGGACGCCTTCGCGAACATTCTGCCCCGCGGCAAGGAGTGA
- a CDS encoding enolase C-terminal domain-like protein has protein sequence MYSGTGIHELRVCVYEVPTDEPESDGTFAWDSTTLVVVRVRSGAVWGLGFTYAPEAAANLIRHHLCEVVLARDALDVPGTWQAMLRQVRNIGRPGVASMAMAAVDTALWDLKARLLNVPLAQLLGRAQETVAVYGSGGFTSYSEDRLQRQLAGWVEQGLKRVKIKIGRSPSEDLRRVRLARDAIGEDTELFVDANGAYDRKQALRFAQEFAQLGVTWFEEPVSSDDREGLRLLRDRAPAGMDISAGEYGYSVFYFRDMLAAGAVDVLQADVTRVAGITEFLRVGALCFAHNTPLSAHTAPALSLHVCTALPGLRHLEYFHDHVRIEQLLFDGVRTPLDGALSPDLSQPGHGLSLKERHVRRFLVHQHDAHADSPRR, from the coding sequence ATGTACTCAGGCACGGGCATCCACGAACTCCGCGTCTGCGTGTACGAGGTCCCGACCGACGAACCCGAATCCGACGGGACCTTCGCGTGGGACTCGACGACGCTGGTGGTGGTCCGGGTCCGCTCCGGTGCGGTGTGGGGCCTGGGGTTCACCTACGCGCCAGAGGCGGCGGCGAACCTGATTCGACATCACTTGTGCGAGGTGGTCCTGGCCCGTGACGCACTCGACGTTCCTGGTACGTGGCAGGCGATGCTGCGCCAGGTGCGCAACATCGGCCGGCCTGGCGTGGCGTCCATGGCGATGGCCGCGGTGGACACCGCCTTGTGGGACCTCAAGGCGCGCCTGCTGAACGTGCCACTCGCGCAGCTGCTCGGACGCGCACAGGAGACAGTCGCCGTGTACGGAAGCGGCGGATTCACGTCATACAGCGAGGATCGCTTGCAACGACAGCTCGCTGGCTGGGTGGAACAGGGCCTCAAGCGAGTGAAAATCAAAATAGGCCGCAGTCCGAGTGAAGACCTGAGGCGCGTGCGACTGGCCCGTGACGCGATCGGGGAAGACACGGAACTGTTCGTGGACGCCAACGGTGCGTACGACCGCAAACAGGCGTTGCGGTTCGCGCAGGAATTCGCGCAGCTGGGCGTCACCTGGTTCGAGGAGCCGGTGTCGTCCGATGACCGGGAGGGTTTGCGGCTGCTCCGCGACCGCGCGCCTGCGGGCATGGACATCAGCGCGGGCGAGTATGGGTACAGCGTCTTCTACTTCCGGGACATGCTCGCCGCCGGTGCGGTGGACGTGCTTCAGGCCGACGTGACCCGAGTCGCGGGCATCACGGAATTCCTGCGGGTGGGGGCGCTCTGCTTTGCCCACAACACGCCGCTGTCCGCGCACACCGCGCCCGCCCTGAGCCTTCACGTGTGCACCGCACTTCCAGGCCTGCGGCACCTGGAGTACTTTCATGATCACGTCCGCATTGAGCAGCTGCTCTTCGACGGTGTACGAACACCGCTGGATGGCGCGCTGAGTCCGGATCTCTCGCAGCCCGGCCATGGGCTGAGCCTCAAGGAACGCCACGTGCGACGGTTCCTGGTGCATCAGCACGATGCCCATGCCGATTCGCCAAGGAGGTGA
- a CDS encoding gluconate 2-dehydrogenase subunit 3 family protein, producing the protein MNGEFTSPYVGYNVLDKWNSVSWNDQTRKVLSQRLNSVPKRLYLTKYEWVTLEAICGRLIPQPDRPQQPVPITPWIDRKLHEDEWDGYRQPDMPPPREAWRLGLRGINETSHGRHGKDFVFLSPEEQDTVLTEVQHGHVQGGAWQDLPAEAFFTSVLVRTVVTIYYAHPAAWSEIGFGGPASPRGYVRLGADERDPWEAKARHE; encoded by the coding sequence ATGAACGGTGAGTTCACCAGTCCGTACGTGGGGTACAACGTGCTGGACAAGTGGAACAGCGTGTCATGGAACGATCAGACCCGCAAGGTGCTCTCGCAGCGACTCAACAGCGTTCCAAAGCGGCTTTACCTCACGAAGTACGAGTGGGTGACGCTTGAAGCCATCTGCGGACGCTTAATACCGCAACCCGACCGGCCGCAGCAACCCGTGCCGATTACCCCATGGATTGACCGGAAGTTGCACGAGGACGAGTGGGACGGGTACCGCCAGCCAGACATGCCACCTCCACGGGAAGCCTGGCGGTTGGGCCTGCGTGGCATCAACGAGACCAGCCACGGCAGGCACGGAAAGGATTTCGTGTTCCTCTCGCCGGAGGAGCAGGACACGGTCCTGACCGAAGTGCAGCACGGCCATGTTCAAGGTGGCGCGTGGCAGGACCTGCCGGCCGAGGCGTTCTTCACCAGCGTGCTGGTGCGGACGGTAGTGACGATCTACTACGCGCACCCGGCCGCGTGGAGCGAGATCGGTTTCGGCGGTCCCGCCTCGCCACGAGGGTACGTGCGCCTCGGCGCGGACGAACGCGACCCATGGGAAGCGAAGGCGCGTCATGAGTGA
- a CDS encoding GMC family oxidoreductase has product MSDCPRAVNGQAPDVFRRGAFIPMRSYAEDEEVDFVVVGTGAGGGTLACKLAEVGFTVVAFDAGPYWRPLEEFASDEESQRKLFWTDKRLTSGNDPIELGSNNSGKSVGGSTVHFTMVSLRWRPEWFQSRTRRGYGHDWPLTYEQLEPYYREVEAALKISGPVRYPWGPKRGAYPYRPHEVNASGLVLARGAKAMGIAWAPTPLATLSAPHGEAHPCVYRGFCKHGCSTNAKQSALVTWIPRAVEAGAEIRDLAMVGRIEMQGGRATGVQYHRSGEWRHQRARNVVLAAYSIETPRLLLNSATSDFPDGLANSSGLVGKGLMVHSNHAVWGTMPEEIRWYKGPPGMAVTEHWNYTDEGKDFPGGYCFLSQGPLPVDWAHSVTANRGLWGMALRQEMTKYNHMAGLKIVGEVEPQDTNRVEVVDEVDQYGLRIPKVTFSYSDNDRKLTRHAVNFMRQTLSAAGGSNVWSEDGTAHLMGGCRMGSSPANSVVNADGRTWDIPNLWVCDGALFSTGGGVNPSLTIQALACRMGERLQELGRQGAL; this is encoded by the coding sequence ATGAGTGACTGTCCACGAGCGGTGAATGGCCAGGCGCCGGATGTGTTCCGCCGTGGCGCGTTCATTCCCATGCGCTCGTACGCTGAGGATGAAGAGGTTGATTTCGTGGTGGTCGGGACGGGCGCCGGTGGGGGGACGCTCGCGTGCAAGCTGGCCGAGGTGGGGTTCACGGTCGTGGCGTTCGACGCGGGACCGTACTGGCGGCCACTGGAGGAGTTCGCTTCGGATGAAGAATCTCAGCGTAAGCTCTTCTGGACGGACAAGCGCCTGACCAGCGGGAACGACCCGATCGAGTTGGGCAGCAACAACAGTGGCAAAAGCGTCGGGGGAAGCACCGTGCACTTCACGATGGTCTCGTTGCGCTGGCGACCTGAATGGTTCCAGTCACGCACGCGGCGCGGGTACGGTCATGACTGGCCCTTGACGTACGAGCAGTTGGAGCCCTATTACCGTGAGGTGGAGGCCGCGCTGAAAATCAGCGGGCCGGTGCGGTACCCGTGGGGTCCGAAACGCGGAGCGTACCCGTACCGCCCACACGAGGTGAACGCGTCGGGTCTGGTGCTCGCCAGGGGTGCGAAAGCCATGGGCATCGCCTGGGCACCCACGCCGCTCGCGACACTGTCCGCCCCGCACGGGGAGGCGCACCCCTGCGTGTACCGCGGGTTCTGCAAGCACGGCTGCTCCACCAACGCCAAGCAGTCCGCCCTCGTCACCTGGATTCCCCGGGCCGTTGAGGCCGGAGCGGAAATTCGTGACCTCGCGATGGTCGGGCGGATCGAGATGCAAGGCGGGCGCGCCACTGGAGTGCAGTATCACCGCTCAGGGGAGTGGCGACACCAACGCGCCCGGAACGTGGTGCTGGCCGCGTACAGCATCGAGACGCCACGTCTGCTGCTGAACTCGGCCACGAGTGACTTCCCGGATGGACTGGCCAACAGCAGTGGCCTGGTCGGGAAGGGTTTGATGGTTCACAGCAACCACGCGGTGTGGGGTACCATGCCCGAGGAAATCCGCTGGTACAAAGGCCCTCCCGGCATGGCCGTCACCGAGCACTGGAACTACACCGATGAAGGCAAGGACTTCCCGGGAGGGTACTGCTTTCTCAGCCAGGGACCTCTGCCAGTGGACTGGGCGCACAGCGTCACCGCGAATCGTGGTTTGTGGGGCATGGCGTTGCGTCAGGAGATGACGAAGTACAACCACATGGCGGGCCTGAAGATCGTCGGGGAAGTCGAGCCGCAGGACACGAACCGCGTGGAGGTGGTGGATGAGGTGGACCAGTACGGCCTGCGCATCCCGAAAGTCACGTTCTCGTATTCAGACAACGACCGCAAGCTCACACGGCACGCGGTGAATTTCATGCGGCAGACGCTTTCCGCCGCAGGTGGATCGAACGTGTGGAGCGAGGACGGCACCGCTCACCTGATGGGAGGCTGCCGGATGGGCTCATCACCAGCGAACAGCGTGGTGAACGCGGACGGTCGAACATGGGACATTCCGAATCTGTGGGTGTGTGACGGCGCGCTGTTCTCGACTGGTGGCGGGGTGAACCCGTCTCTGACCATTCAGGCGCTCGCGTGCCGGATGGGCGAAAGACTTCAGGAACTCGGACGGCAAGGTGCGCTTTGA
- a CDS encoding DUF1440 domain-containing protein — MIKERNVLVEAALGALAGAAAAWVMGKVTSYLYEHEDQQAREREDAARDGKMAYGVAAEKVAELTGRELDEDQRQQYGSAIHWALSLGAGAAYGVMRDAVPLAGWSKGLLFGAVFWLSVDEVGSAALGLTKPPQAFPWQAHARGLAGHLVFGIATEACFQLFDAHE, encoded by the coding sequence ATGATCAAGGAGCGTAACGTGCTGGTCGAAGCGGCCCTGGGTGCGCTCGCCGGCGCAGCGGCGGCGTGGGTGATGGGGAAAGTCACGTCCTATTTGTATGAGCACGAAGACCAGCAGGCCCGTGAGCGGGAAGACGCAGCACGGGATGGAAAGATGGCGTACGGCGTCGCAGCAGAAAAAGTCGCGGAACTGACGGGCCGGGAACTCGACGAAGATCAGCGGCAGCAGTACGGCTCCGCGATTCACTGGGCGCTCAGCCTGGGAGCCGGCGCGGCGTACGGGGTGATGCGTGACGCCGTTCCGCTGGCCGGCTGGTCGAAAGGACTGCTGTTCGGCGCGGTGTTCTGGCTTTCGGTGGACGAGGTGGGAAGCGCTGCGCTTGGACTGACCAAGCCACCGCAGGCGTTTCCCTGGCAGGCGCACGCGCGCGGACTGGCAGGGCACCTGGTCTTCGGTATCGCGACGGAAGCCTGCTTCCAGCTCTTCGACGCTCATGAATAA
- a CDS encoding PRC-barrel domain-containing protein — MRNEVQKGSSQAPPRVVRLDAPRLPKGLLALSACTIEHAAPLLNWLFRRVYDRAGAELGVIGEVYLHAGSWRIQWLEVVGRCAAGACGETFLIPVGWVQEEHGRNVILRVERRELSAQKPQDNAS; from the coding sequence GTGAGGAACGAAGTGCAGAAAGGCAGCAGTCAGGCGCCCCCGAGGGTGGTGCGGCTGGACGCTCCTCGCCTTCCCAAGGGCCTGCTGGCGTTGAGTGCCTGCACCATCGAGCACGCGGCGCCCCTTCTGAACTGGCTGTTTCGTCGGGTGTACGACCGCGCGGGCGCTGAGCTGGGAGTGATCGGTGAAGTGTACCTGCACGCTGGTTCGTGGCGGATTCAGTGGCTGGAAGTCGTGGGGCGCTGTGCTGCAGGGGCCTGCGGTGAAACCTTTCTGATTCCCGTGGGTTGGGTGCAAGAAGAACATGGCCGTAATGTGATTCTGCGCGTGGAGCGTCGTGAGTTGAGCGCTCAGAAGCCGCAGGACAACGCCTCATGA
- a CDS encoding beta-glucosidase/6-phospho-beta-glucosidase/beta-galactosidase yields MNYFMFATGIENSYPTIQGGRVRMDEMERCRHYELWRRDFELVQELGIDFLRYGPPIHHTWLGPDRYDWSFADETFSDLRRRRITPIVDLCHFGVPDWLGNFQNPDFPEQYARAFALRYPWVQLFTPVNEMYICALFSAKYGWWNEQLSSDAAFVTALKFIVKANVLAMREILTVRPDAIFIQSESSEYFHAQNPAAIGPAEFMNAVRFLSLDLNYGYRVCSDMYEYLLDHGMTRAEYHFFLEQNLKHHCILGNDYYATNEHLVRPDGHTEWAGEIYGYSVITSQYCARYRLPVMHTETNLLQGPLGTEAVTWLHKQWANVLRVRNDGLPIVGFTWYSLTDQVDWDTALRENNGQVNALGLFDLDRNIRPVGQAYQQLIAEWKEVLPTQSVVLALPVGPPWQQQEGRLSDVKDSAGERERRCIKAG; encoded by the coding sequence ATGAACTACTTCATGTTCGCGACCGGAATCGAGAATTCCTACCCGACCATCCAGGGTGGCAGAGTGCGCATGGATGAGATGGAGAGATGCCGTCATTACGAGTTGTGGCGTCGGGATTTCGAGCTTGTGCAGGAACTCGGCATCGACTTCCTGCGCTACGGGCCGCCGATCCATCACACCTGGCTTGGACCGGACCGGTACGACTGGAGTTTCGCTGACGAGACGTTCAGTGACCTTCGGCGGCGCCGAATCACACCCATCGTGGATTTGTGCCATTTTGGCGTCCCTGACTGGTTGGGCAACTTCCAGAATCCGGATTTCCCGGAGCAGTACGCGCGGGCCTTCGCGCTTCGTTACCCGTGGGTGCAGCTGTTCACGCCCGTCAATGAGATGTACATCTGCGCGTTGTTCAGCGCCAAGTACGGCTGGTGGAATGAGCAGCTCAGCAGTGATGCCGCGTTCGTCACGGCCCTCAAGTTCATCGTGAAGGCGAACGTCCTGGCGATGCGTGAAATCCTGACGGTACGACCGGATGCCATCTTCATTCAAAGTGAGTCGAGCGAGTACTTTCACGCGCAAAACCCGGCCGCGATCGGTCCGGCGGAATTCATGAACGCCGTGCGCTTCCTTTCACTCGACCTGAATTACGGGTACCGGGTGTGTAGCGACATGTACGAGTACCTGCTCGATCATGGCATGACGCGTGCGGAATACCACTTTTTCCTGGAGCAGAACCTCAAGCATCACTGCATTCTGGGCAACGACTATTACGCCACCAACGAACACCTGGTACGCCCGGACGGTCACACCGAGTGGGCAGGTGAGATTTACGGGTATTCGGTCATCACCAGTCAGTACTGCGCGCGCTACCGCCTGCCGGTCATGCACACCGAAACGAACCTGCTGCAAGGACCGCTGGGCACGGAAGCAGTCACCTGGCTGCACAAACAGTGGGCGAACGTGTTGCGCGTTCGTAATGACGGCTTGCCCATCGTGGGCTTCACGTGGTACTCGCTGACCGACCAGGTGGATTGGGACACGGCGCTGCGTGAGAATAACGGGCAGGTGAATGCGCTGGGTCTGTTTGATCTTGACCGCAACATCCGCCCGGTCGGTCAGGCCTATCAGCAACTCATCGCAGAGTGGAAGGAGGTGCTGCCCACCCAGAGCGTGGTGCTGGCGTTGCCGGTCGGTCCACCCTGGCAGCAGCAGGAAGGCAGGCTCAGCGACGTGAAGGACAGTGCAGGTGAACGTGAGCGCCGCTGTATCAAGGCAGGTTGA
- a CDS encoding EthD family reductase, with product MQRLIVMYPHPDDPAAFMDDDQKQHLPLAAKMPGILGVSYGQVSPVGPAPAPYFLIAEIDFSDEDALQAALPSEAGAQTAADIPHFPPKGATLLHYPV from the coding sequence ATGCAAAGACTGATCGTAATGTACCCCCACCCGGATGATCCCGCTGCATTCATGGATGACGACCAGAAACAACACCTTCCACTGGCCGCGAAGATGCCGGGCATCCTCGGAGTCAGCTACGGGCAGGTCAGCCCGGTCGGACCTGCCCCGGCGCCTTATTTCCTGATTGCTGAAATTGACTTCAGCGATGAGGACGCACTCCAGGCTGCCCTGCCGTCCGAAGCGGGCGCTCAGACTGCCGCGGACATTCCTCACTTTCCCCCGAAAGGGGCGACCTTGCTGCACTACCCGGTATAA